One genomic window of Gossypium hirsutum isolate 1008001.06 chromosome D11, Gossypium_hirsutum_v2.1, whole genome shotgun sequence includes the following:
- the LOC107912385 gene encoding protein TRANSPORT INHIBITOR RESPONSE 1 isoform X2 → MQKEMAYSFPDEVLKHVFSFIQSDKDRNAVSLVCKSWYEIERWCRRKVFIGNCYAVSPRMVIRRFPEVRSIELKGKPHFADFNLVPDGWGGYVLQWIAEMAGAYPWLGEIRLKRMVVTDESLELIAKSFKNFKVLVLFSCEGFSTDGLAAIAASCKNLRELDLRESEVDDLSGHWLAQFPETCTSLVSLNISCLGSDEVSFSALERLVDRCPNLRSLQLNRAVTLDKIANILRRAPQLVDFGTGNYAAELQPDVFSNLAGAFSSCKELKSLSGFWDVVPAYLPALYSICPRLTSLNLSYATIQSPDLIKLVSHCPRLQRLLVLDYVEDSGLEELASSCKDLQELRVFPSDPFGVEPNVSLTEQGLVAVSLGCPKLQSVLYFCRRMSNAALVTIAQNCPNLTRFRLCIIEPKTPDYLTLDPLDAGFGAIVEHCKDLRRLSLSGLLTDHVFEYIGTYGKKLEMLSVAFAGDSDLGLHHVLSGCESLRKLEIRDCPFGDKALLANAAKLETMRSLWMSSCAVSFGACKLLGQKMPKLNVEVIDETEPPDSRPESYPVDKLYIYKSVAGPRFDMPPFVWSMDEAVKILH, encoded by the exons atgcagAAGGAAATGGCGTATTCGTTCCCAGATGAGGTGCTGAAGCACGTCTTCTCGTtcatacaatcagataaagaccGAAACGCGGTGTCACTGGTGTGTAAATCGTGGTACGAAATCGAACGTTGGTGCCGGAGGAAGGTGTTTATCGGGAACTGTTACGCTGTTAGCCCTAGGATGGTTATCAGGCGATTCCCGGAAGTTAGATCCATTGAGCTGAAAGGGAAACCACACTTTGCTGACTTCAATCTGGTGCCAGACGGTTGGGGCGGTTACGTTCTTCAGTGGATCGCGGAAATGGCTGGCGCCTATCCTTGGCTTGGGGAGATTCGACTTAAGCGGATGGTAGTTACGGATGAAAGCTTAGAGCTTATCGCTAAGTCGTTTAAGAATTTCAAAGTGCTGGTGCTTTTTTCTTGTGAAGGGTTTTCAACTGATGGACTTGCTGCCATTGCTGCTAGTTGCAA GAATCTGAGAGAGCTGGACTTGAGGGAAAGTGAAGTGGATGATTTGAGTGGGCATTGGCTTGCTCAATTTCCTGAGACATGCACATCCTTAGTCTCCCTTAACATTTCTTGCTTAGGATCTGATGAAGTTAGTTTCTCTGCCTTGGAGCGCCTGGTTGATAGATGTCCTAACCTGAGGTCTCTTCAGCTCAACCGTGCAGTGACCCTTGATAAGATTGCCAACATTTTACGCCGTGCTCCACAGTTGGTTGATTTTGGCACCGGTAACTATGCAGCTGAGCTACAGCCTGATGTCTTCTCAAACTTGGCTGGAGCTTTTTCTAGTTGCAAGGAGCTAAAGAGCTTGTCAGGGTTTTGGGATGTGGTCCCAGCTTATCTTCCAGCTCTTTACTCTATCTGCCCTAGATTAACATCGCTGAACTTGAGCTATGCTACCATACAAAGTCCTGATCTCATCAAGCTTGTAAGCCACTGTCCAAGGTTGCAGCGCCTTTTG GTACTTGATTATGTTGAAGATAGTGGCCTTGAAGAACTTGCTTCTAGTTGTAAGGACCTACAGGAGTTACGTGTGTTCCCATCTGACCCATTTGGTGTAGAGCCAAATGTATCCTTGACAGAACAGGGCCTTGTTGCTGTTTCTTTGGGTTGTCCTAAGCTACAGTCAGTTCTGTATTTCTGCCGACGGATGTCTAATGCAGCGTTAGTCACCATTGCCCAGAATTGTCCGAACTTGACCCGTTTTCGTCTATGTATAATTGAGCCTAAAACACCTGATTACCTGACCCTTGACCCACTCGATGCTGGTTTTGGAGCCATTGTTGAGCACTGCAAGGATCTCAGGCGGCTTTCCTTGTCTGGTCTCCTCACAGATCATGTGTTTGAATATATTGGGACATATGGGAAAAAGCTAGAGATGCTGTCCGTGGCTTTTGCAGGAGATAGTGATTTAGGACTCCATCACGTGCTTTCTGGCTGTGAAAGCCTCCGTAAACTAGAGATTAGGGACTGCCCTTTCGGAGACAAGGCTCTTTTGGCCAATGCTGCAAAGCTGGAGACAATGCGATCCCTTTGGATGTCTTCTTGCGCCGTGAGTTTCGGAGCATGTAAGCTGCTAGGTCAAAAGATGCCCAAGTTGAATGTTGAAGTTATAGACGAGACAGAACCTCCAGATTCAAGACCTGAAAGCTACCCAGTTGATAAGCTGTACATATATAAGTCTGTCGCTGGGCCGAGATTTGACATGCCTCCTTTTGTGTGGTCAATGGATGAAGCAGTGAAGATTCTGCATTGA
- the LOC107912385 gene encoding protein TRANSPORT INHIBITOR RESPONSE 1 isoform X1 — protein MQKEMAYSFPDEVLKHVFSFIQSDKDRNAVSLVCKSWYEIERWCRRKVFIGNCYAVSPRMVIRRFPEVRSIELKGKPHFADFNLVPDGWGGYVLQWIAEMAGAYPWLGEIRLKRMVVTDESLELIAKSFKNFKVLVLFSCEGFSTDGLAAIAASCKNLRELDLRESEVDDLSGHWLAQFPETCTSLVSLNISCLGSDEVSFSALERLVDRCPNLRSLQLNRAVTLDKIANILRRAPQLVDFGTGNYAAELQPDVFSNLAGAFSSCKELKSLSGFWDVVPAYLPALYSICPRLTSLNLSYATIQSPDLIKLVSHCPRLQRLLFLIQVLDYVEDSGLEELASSCKDLQELRVFPSDPFGVEPNVSLTEQGLVAVSLGCPKLQSVLYFCRRMSNAALVTIAQNCPNLTRFRLCIIEPKTPDYLTLDPLDAGFGAIVEHCKDLRRLSLSGLLTDHVFEYIGTYGKKLEMLSVAFAGDSDLGLHHVLSGCESLRKLEIRDCPFGDKALLANAAKLETMRSLWMSSCAVSFGACKLLGQKMPKLNVEVIDETEPPDSRPESYPVDKLYIYKSVAGPRFDMPPFVWSMDEAVKILH, from the exons atgcagAAGGAAATGGCGTATTCGTTCCCAGATGAGGTGCTGAAGCACGTCTTCTCGTtcatacaatcagataaagaccGAAACGCGGTGTCACTGGTGTGTAAATCGTGGTACGAAATCGAACGTTGGTGCCGGAGGAAGGTGTTTATCGGGAACTGTTACGCTGTTAGCCCTAGGATGGTTATCAGGCGATTCCCGGAAGTTAGATCCATTGAGCTGAAAGGGAAACCACACTTTGCTGACTTCAATCTGGTGCCAGACGGTTGGGGCGGTTACGTTCTTCAGTGGATCGCGGAAATGGCTGGCGCCTATCCTTGGCTTGGGGAGATTCGACTTAAGCGGATGGTAGTTACGGATGAAAGCTTAGAGCTTATCGCTAAGTCGTTTAAGAATTTCAAAGTGCTGGTGCTTTTTTCTTGTGAAGGGTTTTCAACTGATGGACTTGCTGCCATTGCTGCTAGTTGCAA GAATCTGAGAGAGCTGGACTTGAGGGAAAGTGAAGTGGATGATTTGAGTGGGCATTGGCTTGCTCAATTTCCTGAGACATGCACATCCTTAGTCTCCCTTAACATTTCTTGCTTAGGATCTGATGAAGTTAGTTTCTCTGCCTTGGAGCGCCTGGTTGATAGATGTCCTAACCTGAGGTCTCTTCAGCTCAACCGTGCAGTGACCCTTGATAAGATTGCCAACATTTTACGCCGTGCTCCACAGTTGGTTGATTTTGGCACCGGTAACTATGCAGCTGAGCTACAGCCTGATGTCTTCTCAAACTTGGCTGGAGCTTTTTCTAGTTGCAAGGAGCTAAAGAGCTTGTCAGGGTTTTGGGATGTGGTCCCAGCTTATCTTCCAGCTCTTTACTCTATCTGCCCTAGATTAACATCGCTGAACTTGAGCTATGCTACCATACAAAGTCCTGATCTCATCAAGCTTGTAAGCCACTGTCCAAGGTTGCAGCGCCTTTTG TTTTTAATCCAGGTACTTGATTATGTTGAAGATAGTGGCCTTGAAGAACTTGCTTCTAGTTGTAAGGACCTACAGGAGTTACGTGTGTTCCCATCTGACCCATTTGGTGTAGAGCCAAATGTATCCTTGACAGAACAGGGCCTTGTTGCTGTTTCTTTGGGTTGTCCTAAGCTACAGTCAGTTCTGTATTTCTGCCGACGGATGTCTAATGCAGCGTTAGTCACCATTGCCCAGAATTGTCCGAACTTGACCCGTTTTCGTCTATGTATAATTGAGCCTAAAACACCTGATTACCTGACCCTTGACCCACTCGATGCTGGTTTTGGAGCCATTGTTGAGCACTGCAAGGATCTCAGGCGGCTTTCCTTGTCTGGTCTCCTCACAGATCATGTGTTTGAATATATTGGGACATATGGGAAAAAGCTAGAGATGCTGTCCGTGGCTTTTGCAGGAGATAGTGATTTAGGACTCCATCACGTGCTTTCTGGCTGTGAAAGCCTCCGTAAACTAGAGATTAGGGACTGCCCTTTCGGAGACAAGGCTCTTTTGGCCAATGCTGCAAAGCTGGAGACAATGCGATCCCTTTGGATGTCTTCTTGCGCCGTGAGTTTCGGAGCATGTAAGCTGCTAGGTCAAAAGATGCCCAAGTTGAATGTTGAAGTTATAGACGAGACAGAACCTCCAGATTCAAGACCTGAAAGCTACCCAGTTGATAAGCTGTACATATATAAGTCTGTCGCTGGGCCGAGATTTGACATGCCTCCTTTTGTGTGGTCAATGGATGAAGCAGTGAAGATTCTGCATTGA